In one Alnus glutinosa chromosome 14, dhAlnGlut1.1, whole genome shotgun sequence genomic region, the following are encoded:
- the LOC133857498 gene encoding receptor-like protein kinase 5 translates to MRKTTLLPLIQFSFYTISFLLLLLLFSHANSELNDQEQAVLLNLKQHWQNPQPLGHWTPSNSASHCSWPEINCTDGSVTGLSFQNMNITGTVPPFMCDLKNLTTLDLSLNYLTSNEFPRALYNCSNLQNLDLSQNSFVGTIPDDIHLMSRLRELNLGANNFSGNITTSIGRLTELRSLQLFACLFNGSFPPEIGNLSNLERLELAYMTTIMPAKLPSEFTKLKKLKYLWVTGSNLVGEIPDTIGEMAALEHLDLSRNNLSGKIPGDLFLLKNLSIVYLYKNKLSGEIPQVVEALNIDVVDLSENNLTGTIPDDFGRLTKLSGLALFINQLSGKIPVSIGHLPRLINFNLFSNNLSGTLPPDLGRYSMLEEFQVSSNKLTGQLPQHLGDNGRLVGVVAFNNDFSGQLPQSLGNCNSLIILSVYNNRFSGNVPNGLWTLSNLSKLLLSNNSFTGELPERLSLNLSRLEMSHNKFSGKIPGGVSSLWNLAHLDASNNLLNGTIPQELTVLPLLTTLLLDHNRLTGFLPSEIISWKSLALLNLSRNAISGQIPEAFGSLPGLTVLDLSENQLFGEIPRELGLLKHTSLNLSSNHLTGRIPIEFENDAYASSFLNNPHLCANRLSLNIAKCNSKNQNSSKNSFILLAWIIGLVIAILLGLPASFFVVAKYMKRKHGLDLTWELTSFQRLNFTESDILSRIKENNMIGSGGSGKVYRVAVNPSSDIVAVKRIWNKKKLEQKLEKEFLAEVKILSSIRHSNIVKLLCCISSENSKLLVYEYLENRSLDLWLHRKSSRASTISGSVQHVVLDWPKRFQIAVGAARGLSYMHHDCSPPIVHRDVKSSNILLDSEFNAKIADFGLAKMLIKQGECATMSDVAGSFGYMAPEYARTTRVNEKIDVYSFGVILLELATGRKACDGDEHTSLAEWAWRQFQEGGPIVDALDEEVKELCYLDEMCCVFELGIICTAGTLPSTRPSMKEVLKVLLRCNQPLVYGEKKNAATLTSTV, encoded by the exons ATGAGGAAAACAACCTTATTACCGCTTATCCAGTTCTCTTTCTACACCATCTCCTTCCTCCTTCTCCTCCTACTCTTCAGTCATGCAAACTCTGAGCTCAATGATCAAGAACAAGCAGTCCTACTGAACCTAAAGCAACACTGGCAAAACCCACAGCCTCTCGGCCACTGGACCCCGTCAAACTCAGCCTCCCACTGTTCTTGGCCAGAGATCAACTGCACCGATGGCTCAGTCACCGGACTATCCTTCCAAAACATGAATATCACCGGAACAGTCCCACCCTTCATGTGTGACCTCAAGAACCTCACAACCCTTGACCTTTCATTAAACTATCTGACCTCTAATGAGTTCCCACGAGCCCTCTACAACTGCTCCAATCTCCAAAACCTCGACCTCTCGCAGAACTCCTTTGTTGGCACAATCCCTGATGATATTCACCTTATGTCTCGGCTTCGTGAGCTCAACCTTGGAGCCAACAACTTCTCTGGTAACATCACAACATCTATCGGGCGGTTAACAGAGCTGAGGTCACTTCAGCTTTTCGCGTGTCTGTTTAACGGTTCTTTCCCACCAGAAATTGGCAACTTGTCCAATCTTGAACGACTAGAATTGGCCTACATGACGACGATCATGCCAGCAAAGTTGCCTTCGGAGTTCACAAAGTTGAAGAAACTGAAGTATCTTTGGGTGACAGGCTCCAATTTGGTAGGAGAAATCCCAGACACAATTGGAGAAATGGCGGCATTGGAGCATTTGGATTTGTCAAGGAACAATCTCAGTGGTAAAATCCCGGGCGATTTGTTTTTGCTGAAGAATTTGAGTATAGTGTAcctttacaaaaacaaattgtccGGTGAAATTCCTCAGGTGGTTGAGGCTTTAAATATAGACGTTGTTGATCTATCTGAGAATAATTTGACCGGAACAATACCCGATGATTTTGGAAGACTAACCAAACTATCGGGTCTGGCTTTGTTTATCAATCAATTATCTGGAAAAATTCCAGTTAGCATAGGCCATCTTCCGAGGctgataaattttaatttgtttagtaACAATTTATCAGGTACTCTACCTCCAGACCTTGGGCGATATTCTATGCTTGAAGAGTTTCAGGTGTCGTCCAATAAGCTTACTGGCCAGCTGCCACAACACTTGGGTGATAATGGAAGGTTGGTAGGAGTGGTAGCTTTCAATAATGACTTTAGTGGTCAACTGCCCCAATCTCTTGGAAATTGCAATAGTTTGATAATTCTTAGTGTTTATAATAATAGGTTTTCTGGGAATGTTCCTAATGGCCTATGGACATTATCGAATTTGAGCAAGTTGCTGTTAAGTAACAATTCTTTCACCGGTGAGCTTCCTGAAAGATTGTCATTGAATCTTTCTCGATTGGAGATGAGTCACAATAAGTTTTCAGGTAAAATTCCGGGGGGAGTGTCTTCCTTGTGGAATTTGGCGCATCTTGACGCCAGCAATAACCTCTTAAATGGTACAATTCCTCAAGAATTAACTGTTCTTCCACTTTTAACGACTCTTTTGCTTGATCACAACCGACTTACAGGCTTCCTTCCATCAGAAATTATATCATGGAAATCGCTTGCTCTTCTAAACCTTAGCCGAAATGCAATCTCTGGACAAATTCCAGAGGCATTTGGTTCTTTACCAGGACTTACTGTTTTGGACCTCTCTGAAAACCAACTTTTTGGTGAAATTCCACGAGAACTTGGCCTCCTGAAGCACACTTCACTCAATCTCTCTTCAAATCATTTGACTGGGAGGATACCAATTGAATTCGAAAATGATGCATATGCCAGCAGCTTCTTGAACAATCCTCATCTCTGTGCTAATAGGCTGTCACTTAACATTGCCAAATGCAattccaaaaaccaaaattcaagcaaaaattCATTCATATTACTTGCTTGGATTATAGGTTTGGTTATAGCAATTCTACTAGGTTTGCCAGCTTCATTTTTCGTGGTTGCAAAGTATATGAAGAGAAAGCATGGATTGGATTTGACGTGGGAGCTCACTTCATTCCAGAGGCTAAATTTCACAGAATCTGACATTTTGTCaagaatcaaagaaaataacatgatTGGTTCTGGTGGATCAGGGAAGGTATACCGTGTTGCTGTTAATCCTTCAAGTGATATTGTTGCTGTTAAGAGGATATGGAATAAGAaaaagctagaacagaagctcGAAAAAGAATTTCTTGCAGAAGTCAAAATACTAAGTTCAATTCGACATTCCAACATAGTGAAGTTGCTCTGTTGTATCTCTAGTGAAAATTCAAAACTCCTTGTCTACGAGTATTTGGAAAATCGTAGCTTAGATCTGTGGCTGCATAGGAAGAGTAGTAGAGCATCAACTATCTCAGGTTCAGTCCAACATGTCGTCCTGGATTGGCCTAAGAGGTTTCAGATAGCCGTTGGGGCTGCTCGGGGGCTCTCCTATATGCACCATGACTGCTCACCACCCATCGTTCATCGAGATGtgaagtcaagcaacatccttTTAGATTCTGAGTTTAATGCAAAAATCGCTGATTTTGGTCTAGCCAAGATGTTGATCAAGCAGGGAGAATGTGCTACAATGTCAGATGTGGCCGGCTCTTTCGGCTATATGGCCCCAG AGTATGCTCGCACAACACGAGTCAATGAGAAGATTGACGTTTATAGCTTTGGGGTTATCCTTCTGGAGCTTGCAACTGGAAGAAAAGCTTGtgatggtgatgaacacacatCCCTTGCTGAATGGGCATGGCGACAGTTTCAAGAAGGCGGGCCTATAGTTGATGCCTTGGATGAGGAGGTGAAGGAACTCTGTTACTTGGATGAAATGTGTTGtgtcttcgaacttggaatcaTTTGTACAGCTGGTACTCTGCCTTCTACCAGGCCGTCCATGAAAGAGGTTCTGAAGGTTTTGCTCCGATGCAACCAACCACTCGTTTATGGAGAGAAGAAGAATGCTGCAACTTTGACATCCACTGTTTGA